In one Streptomyces sp. NBC_00597 genomic region, the following are encoded:
- a CDS encoding SpoIIE family protein phosphatase — protein MAERGASPEVDWPAQPDMSLALNRMGTFDWDLNSGQMHLDPTALRVLDLRPEEFSGTPEGLRARVQPGEEVRLDARVAQALKDGRSHYGAYVRTRDRGGAPGWTHIQGHILRDANGRPYRIIGILRDAAHDPGEPGAGGEQAEGRRRMTGVVERTSAILAHARTVNDVTDVLKDPEALGHLGAVSVMLGIVDGGRIHLVAEGQLGSYVREIEYTRIDARFPMSEAVRNLQPVFIASREVFQRSYPELWPYIEPLSVRSGVYLPLIAQGRAIGALGLLYQRDGDFTAEERNLLVALGSGIAQSLQRAMLFEQEHDLAEGLQRAMLPRRIPEVPGAQIAVRYRAARMGRDIGGDWYDVVPLGDGRVGVMIGDVEGHDTDAAAVMGQLRIVLRAYVAEGHTPGTAMARASTFLRELETERFATCTYAEIDLTTGMLQLVRAGHLDPVVRRGDGSCHRVQVAGGLPLGLPQREQAGAGSGYPVTSLELHPGDTLVLCTDGLLERPEGAPEAGMRELMEAVRSGPVDVEELADVLCDLVGDAGAGDDMALLLLRRRGTPTPRGGGPLRLRLTPGDPEGPAMARHLIRAAVAAWGARERADEIELAADELMTNALVHTDGGGHVNVRLTREGRIRIEVEDSSSALPQRREAGDWAVSGRGLLLVDRLAKDWGVEPRGSGKCVWCEFAVPVRAAAN, from the coding sequence ATGGCCGAAAGGGGAGCGAGCCCCGAGGTCGACTGGCCCGCGCAGCCGGACATGAGCCTCGCGCTCAACCGCATGGGCACCTTCGACTGGGACCTCAACAGTGGGCAGATGCATCTGGACCCCACCGCCCTGAGGGTCCTCGACCTGCGCCCGGAGGAGTTCAGCGGCACCCCCGAAGGGCTGCGGGCCCGGGTGCAGCCCGGCGAGGAGGTCCGGCTCGACGCCCGGGTCGCGCAGGCGCTCAAGGACGGCCGGAGCCACTACGGGGCGTACGTCCGCACCCGCGACCGCGGCGGCGCCCCGGGCTGGACCCACATCCAGGGCCACATCCTGCGCGACGCGAACGGCCGTCCCTACCGGATCATCGGCATCCTGCGCGACGCCGCCCACGATCCCGGCGAGCCGGGCGCCGGCGGGGAGCAGGCCGAGGGGCGGCGCCGGATGACCGGCGTCGTCGAGCGGACCAGCGCGATCCTGGCCCACGCGCGCACCGTCAACGACGTGACCGACGTCCTGAAGGACCCCGAGGCGCTCGGCCATTTGGGCGCGGTCAGCGTGATGCTCGGCATCGTCGACGGCGGCCGGATCCACCTCGTCGCAGAGGGGCAGCTCGGCTCGTACGTCCGGGAGATCGAGTACACCCGCATCGACGCCCGGTTCCCGATGAGCGAGGCCGTACGCAACCTCCAGCCGGTCTTCATCGCCTCGCGCGAGGTGTTCCAGCGGAGCTACCCGGAGCTCTGGCCGTACATCGAGCCGCTGTCCGTGCGCAGCGGCGTGTACCTGCCGCTGATCGCCCAGGGCCGGGCCATCGGCGCGCTCGGGCTGCTGTACCAGCGCGACGGCGATTTCACCGCCGAGGAACGGAACCTGCTCGTCGCGCTCGGTAGCGGCATCGCGCAGAGCCTTCAGCGGGCGATGCTCTTCGAGCAGGAGCACGACCTGGCGGAGGGCCTCCAGCGGGCCATGCTGCCGCGCCGGATCCCGGAGGTGCCGGGCGCGCAGATCGCCGTACGGTACCGGGCCGCCCGGATGGGGCGGGACATCGGCGGCGACTGGTACGACGTGGTCCCGCTCGGCGACGGCCGCGTCGGGGTGATGATCGGGGACGTGGAGGGCCACGACACGGACGCGGCGGCCGTCATGGGCCAGCTGCGGATCGTCCTGCGGGCGTACGTCGCCGAGGGGCACACCCCGGGCACGGCCATGGCGCGGGCCTCGACGTTCCTGCGGGAGCTTGAGACGGAACGGTTCGCCACCTGTACGTACGCCGAGATCGACCTGACCACCGGCATGCTCCAACTGGTCCGCGCCGGCCACCTCGACCCGGTGGTGCGGCGCGGCGACGGCAGCTGCCACCGGGTCCAGGTGGCCGGCGGACTCCCGCTCGGGCTGCCGCAGCGCGAGCAGGCGGGGGCCGGCTCCGGATACCCGGTCACCAGCCTCGAACTGCACCCCGGCGACACCCTGGTGCTGTGCACCGACGGTCTCCTCGAACGGCCGGAAGGCGCCCCCGAGGCGGGCATGCGCGAACTCATGGAAGCGGTCCGCAGCGGACCGGTGGACGTCGAGGAGCTCGCCGACGTCCTGTGCGACCTGGTCGGGGACGCGGGCGCCGGGGACGACATGGCCCTGCTCCTACTGCGCCGCCGCGGCACGCCCACCCCGCGCGGCGGCGGTCCGCTACGCCTGCGGCTCACCCCGGGCGACCCCGAGGGCCCGGCGATGGCCCGCCACCTGATCCGCGCGGCGGTGGCGGCATGGGGAGCCAGGGAGCGGGCCGACGAGATCGAACTGGCGGCGGACGAGCTGATGACCAACGCCCTCGTGCACACGGACGGCGGCGGCCACGTCAACGTACGGCTGACCCGGGAGGGCCGGATCCGGATCGAGGTCGAGGACTCCAGCAGCGCCCTGCCGCAACGGCGCGAGGCCGGCGACTGGGCGGTGTCGGGGCGCGGCCTGCTGCTGGTGGACCGGCTCGCGAAGGACTGGGGCGTGGAGCCCCGGGGCAGCGGGAAGTGCGTGTGGTGCGAGTTCGCCGTCCCGGTACGTGCGGCGGCGAACTGA
- a CDS encoding cation diffusion facilitator family transporter: MSGHDHAHDDHDHDHGGGHGGHSHGVSADADRRWLAIALGLIGAFMAVEVVIGIMAQSLALISDAAHMLTDAVSIVLALIAMRLAARPARGGFTYGLKRAEILSAQANGLTLILLAVWLAYEAVRRLLDPPAVAGGLVLVTALAGIVVNVAAAWCISRANRSSLAVEGAYQHILNDLFAFIGTAVAGLIVLTTGFVQADAIATLVVVALMIKAGYGLVRESGRIFLEAAPAHMDPDAVGDRLVGHPPVTEVHDLHIWTITSGQAALSAHVLVEPAGDCHAVRRDLERLLEKEYGITHTTLQVDHVQEALLSVGRHGEDPADPHCADAHGPVHRQGPHDH; encoded by the coding sequence ATGAGTGGGCACGACCACGCGCACGACGACCACGACCACGACCACGGCGGTGGCCACGGCGGTCACAGCCACGGCGTCTCCGCGGACGCCGACCGGCGCTGGCTGGCCATCGCGCTCGGCCTGATCGGCGCGTTCATGGCGGTCGAGGTGGTCATCGGCATCATGGCGCAGTCCCTGGCCCTGATCTCGGACGCCGCCCACATGCTCACCGACGCCGTCTCGATCGTCCTCGCGCTGATCGCGATGCGGCTCGCCGCCCGACCGGCGCGCGGCGGGTTCACGTACGGCCTCAAGCGCGCGGAGATACTCTCCGCCCAGGCCAACGGGCTCACCCTGATCCTCCTCGCGGTCTGGCTGGCGTACGAGGCGGTCCGGCGGCTGCTCGACCCACCGGCGGTGGCGGGCGGGCTGGTCCTGGTGACGGCGCTCGCGGGCATCGTCGTGAACGTGGCCGCCGCGTGGTGCATCTCCAGGGCGAACCGCTCCTCGCTCGCCGTCGAGGGCGCCTACCAGCACATACTGAACGACCTGTTCGCCTTCATCGGCACCGCCGTCGCCGGTCTGATCGTGCTCACCACGGGATTCGTCCAGGCCGACGCCATCGCCACCCTCGTGGTCGTGGCGCTGATGATCAAGGCGGGCTACGGGCTGGTCCGCGAGTCCGGCCGGATCTTCCTGGAGGCCGCACCGGCCCACATGGACCCGGACGCGGTGGGCGACCGGCTGGTCGGGCACCCGCCGGTCACCGAGGTGCACGACCTGCACATCTGGACGATCACCTCCGGTCAGGCGGCGCTGTCCGCGCACGTCCTCGTCGAACCGGCCGGTGACTGCCATGCCGTACGCCGCGACCTGGAGCGGCTGCTGGAGAAGGAGTACGGGATCACCCACACCACCCTCCAGGTGGACCACGTACAGGAGGCGCTGCTCAGCGTCGGCCGCCACGGCGAGGACCCGGCCGACCCGCACTGCGCGGACGCGCACGGCCCGGTGCACCGCCAGGGCCCGCACGACCACTGA
- a CDS encoding Tm-1-like ATP-binding domain-containing protein — translation MTNVVLVGTLDTKGVEYGWLRERLLRTGVEVIMVDTGIMGDPRVPADIPREAVARAAGTELSDLRTAADRGAAVTAMANGAEATLLRLHAEGRLHGVLAIGGSGGTSIATRAMRALPLGVPKLMVSSMASGDVAPYVGSSDIAMMYSVVDIAGINSISAPVLANAVEAAAGMAKAFERSSMELRRPARLGAGSRPLVAASMAGVTTAGVDAARERLTELGYEVLVFHSSGTGGRTLETLAGQGIFAGVLDLTLSELADDLCGGILTAGPDRLSAAGRAGIPQVVSLGALDMVKFGPLETLPERARYRRVHVHNPSVTVIRTTRSECAELGRRVASKLRAATGPTAVCVPLRGLSTLGAPGGTYHDPDADRALFSALREGLRGSSARLYDYDTHINDPAFGRAAADRLHAMIGAARAAA, via the coding sequence ATGACGAACGTCGTGCTGGTGGGAACCCTGGACACCAAGGGTGTCGAGTACGGCTGGCTGCGCGAGAGGCTGCTGCGCACCGGCGTCGAAGTGATCATGGTCGACACAGGAATCATGGGCGATCCCCGGGTGCCCGCGGACATACCGCGCGAAGCGGTGGCCCGGGCGGCGGGAACGGAACTGTCGGACCTACGAACAGCCGCCGACCGGGGTGCGGCCGTGACCGCGATGGCCAACGGCGCCGAGGCGACGCTCTTACGCCTGCACGCCGAAGGACGGCTGCACGGGGTGCTCGCCATAGGCGGCAGCGGCGGCACCTCCATAGCCACCCGGGCGATGCGCGCCCTACCGCTGGGCGTGCCGAAGCTGATGGTCTCGTCCATGGCGTCCGGGGACGTGGCCCCGTACGTCGGATCCTCGGACATCGCGATGATGTACAGCGTGGTGGACATCGCGGGGATCAACAGCATCTCCGCGCCGGTCCTGGCGAACGCGGTCGAGGCGGCCGCGGGGATGGCCAAGGCCTTCGAGCGGTCCTCGATGGAGCTGCGCCGCCCGGCCAGACTCGGCGCGGGCTCCCGCCCGCTGGTCGCGGCGAGCATGGCGGGCGTCACCACGGCGGGTGTGGACGCCGCCCGCGAACGGCTGACGGAACTCGGCTACGAGGTGCTGGTCTTCCACTCCAGCGGGACCGGCGGCCGCACCCTGGAGACCCTGGCCGGGCAGGGCATCTTCGCCGGCGTACTCGACCTGACGCTCAGCGAGCTCGCCGACGACCTGTGCGGCGGCATCCTCACCGCCGGCCCCGACCGGCTCAGCGCCGCCGGGCGGGCCGGGATTCCGCAGGTGGTGAGCCTGGGGGCGCTGGACATGGTGAAGTTCGGCCCGCTGGAGACCCTGCCCGAACGGGCCCGCTACCGCCGGGTCCACGTGCACAACCCGTCCGTCACGGTGATCCGCACGACCCGCTCCGAATGCGCGGAGCTGGGCCGCCGGGTCGCCTCCAAACTCCGTGCGGCGACCGGCCCCACGGCCGTGTGCGTCCCACTCCGCGGACTGTCCACGCTGGGCGCGCCGGGCGGCACCTACCATGACCCGGACGCGGACCGGGCCCTGTTCTCGGCGCTGCGCGAGGGGCTGCGGGGCAGCTCCGCCCGGCTCTACGACTACGACACCCACATCAACGACCCGGCCTTCGGGCGGGCGGCGGCCGACCGGCTGCACGCCATGATCGGCGCCGCGCGGGCCGCGGCCTGA
- a CDS encoding streptophobe family protein, which translates to MSSPSSPRPVPGGAARAWRDALVAVVAAFVVMTAVAAAGLACAGATALPDGAFPRVVAAVVVLATGGSVEVTGGAGILAEADASLSALPLSVSLAGALTAGALFLRPLHNRAVARPRELLAQAVPLVVLWLLALTGAALLARQSFGIATGDSPIADIGELLDASPTVGFRAALPATLFFGLLWILGLLLVALLVSRRAPLPARLVRFHAAVRPAAFATVVLLLAYVVLGIGIGLVVAATHGHADRTFAVLLLGLPNLVWPALTLGLGGAWEGKVEGPFGLPMPQLLDHVLRGSNTSRVDVASLAQRDSRAWWLVAVAAVLLLGAGFLAAVRSPAGVRAWQHALHLGVALALAVLMVCLLAGVQARFGLSVLGIGDVGGLGGKVVLSPLLWRNVGLALVWGALAGFLGALLARPVHRRGLVVAPPETVSR; encoded by the coding sequence GTGAGCAGTCCGTCGTCACCGCGTCCGGTACCCGGCGGCGCCGCGAGGGCGTGGCGCGATGCCCTCGTCGCCGTCGTGGCTGCCTTCGTGGTGATGACCGCCGTCGCCGCGGCGGGTCTGGCCTGCGCGGGAGCGACCGCCCTGCCGGACGGCGCGTTCCCCCGGGTGGTCGCGGCGGTCGTCGTGCTGGCGACCGGCGGATCGGTCGAGGTGACCGGCGGGGCCGGCATCCTCGCCGAGGCCGACGCGAGCCTGTCCGCGCTCCCGCTCTCGGTGAGCCTCGCAGGGGCCCTCACGGCCGGCGCGCTCTTCCTGCGCCCCCTGCACAACCGGGCCGTGGCCCGACCACGGGAACTCCTCGCGCAGGCGGTCCCGTTGGTCGTGCTCTGGCTGCTCGCCCTCACCGGCGCCGCGCTCCTCGCCCGCCAGAGCTTCGGCATCGCCACCGGTGACTCGCCGATCGCGGACATCGGCGAACTCCTCGACGCCTCCCCGACGGTCGGCTTCCGGGCGGCGCTGCCCGCGACCCTCTTCTTCGGGCTGCTGTGGATCCTGGGCCTGTTGCTCGTCGCCCTGCTGGTCTCGCGGCGCGCGCCCCTCCCGGCCCGGCTGGTCCGCTTCCACGCGGCGGTTCGGCCCGCCGCCTTCGCCACCGTGGTCCTGCTCCTCGCGTACGTCGTGCTCGGCATCGGCATCGGGCTCGTGGTGGCCGCCACGCACGGGCACGCGGACCGGACCTTCGCCGTGCTCCTGCTCGGCCTGCCGAACCTGGTCTGGCCCGCGCTCACCCTGGGCCTCGGCGGAGCCTGGGAAGGCAAGGTCGAGGGGCCGTTCGGGCTGCCGATGCCGCAGCTGCTCGACCATGTGCTGCGCGGGTCGAACACGTCGCGGGTCGACGTCGCCTCCCTCGCGCAGCGGGACTCCCGGGCCTGGTGGTTGGTGGCCGTCGCCGCCGTGCTGCTGCTCGGCGCGGGTTTCCTGGCGGCCGTGCGCTCCCCGGCCGGCGTCCGCGCCTGGCAGCATGCGCTCCACCTGGGCGTGGCCCTCGCCCTCGCCGTCCTGATGGTGTGCCTGCTGGCCGGCGTCCAGGCCCGGTTCGGCCTGTCCGTGCTGGGCATCGGCGACGTCGGCGGACTCGGCGGCAAGGTGGTGCTGAGCCCGTTGCTGTGGCGCAACGTGGGCCTCGCCCTGGTCTGGGGCGCACTCGCGGGCTTCCTCGGCGCGCTCCTGGCCCGCCCGGTCCACCGCCGCGGCCTCGTCGTCGCGCCCCCCGAGACCGTCAGCCGGTGA
- a CDS encoding serine/threonine-protein kinase encodes MAAGSPGGRPSDLLGKQIAGYLVESEIGRGGMAVVYRARDLRLDRLVALKLLAPELARNDTFRQRFAHESKVAAAIDHPHIVPVFEAGETDGLLYIAMRYVPGQDLRALLDRTGPLPVETAARIAGQVASALDAAHDHDLVHRDVKPGNILVAEGTDSEHPEHVYLTDFGLTKKSLSLTGFTSVGQFVGTLDYVAPEQISGKPVDARCDVYSLGCVVYETLTGGPPFQRDDDMALLWAHQYDPPPPVSSRRPGLPAAVDEVLAKALAKSPDDRWGSCLEFTAALRRAGAQPAPPPAEEPAPPLPPQPPHWALPVFRGGVGGVTG; translated from the coding sequence ATGGCCGCCGGGTCACCGGGCGGGCGGCCGTCCGACCTGCTCGGGAAGCAGATCGCCGGGTACCTGGTGGAGAGCGAGATCGGCCGCGGCGGCATGGCGGTCGTCTACCGGGCGCGGGACCTGCGACTGGACCGGCTGGTCGCCCTCAAGCTGCTGGCGCCCGAACTCGCCCGCAACGACACCTTCCGGCAGCGTTTCGCCCACGAATCGAAGGTCGCCGCGGCGATCGACCACCCGCACATCGTCCCGGTCTTCGAGGCGGGCGAGACCGACGGGCTGCTGTACATCGCGATGCGGTACGTCCCCGGGCAGGACCTGCGCGCCCTGCTGGACCGCACCGGGCCGCTGCCGGTGGAGACCGCCGCCCGGATCGCCGGCCAGGTGGCTTCGGCACTGGACGCGGCGCACGACCACGACCTGGTGCACCGGGACGTGAAGCCGGGAAACATCCTGGTCGCGGAGGGAACGGACAGCGAGCACCCCGAGCACGTCTACCTGACGGACTTCGGACTGACGAAGAAGTCGCTGTCGCTGACGGGGTTCACGAGCGTGGGGCAGTTCGTCGGCACCCTGGACTACGTGGCGCCCGAGCAGATCTCCGGCAAGCCCGTGGACGCACGCTGCGACGTCTACAGCCTGGGCTGCGTCGTCTACGAGACGCTGACCGGGGGCCCGCCGTTCCAGCGGGACGACGACATGGCCCTGCTGTGGGCCCACCAGTACGATCCGCCGCCCCCGGTCAGCTCGCGGCGGCCCGGTCTGCCGGCAGCGGTGGACGAGGTACTGGCCAAGGCGCTGGCCAAATCCCCGGACGACCGGTGGGGCAGCTGCCTGGAGTTCACGGCGGCGCTGCGCCGGGCCGGAGCGCAACCGGCTCCGCCGCCCGCCGAGGAGCCCGCGCCCCCGCTCCCGCCGCAGCCTCCGCACTGGGCGCTGCCGGTGTTCCGGGGCGGGGTGGGCGGGGTCACCGGCTGA
- a CDS encoding NUDIX domain-containing protein has product MTQKRSAGLLLFRTADDGIEVLLGHMGGPFWEHKDDGAWAIPKGEYEADETPLDAARREFTEEIGLPPPEGSYLPLGELRIPNGKLVTIWAVRADLDPALMVPGTFTMEWPPHSGRTQEFPELDRVAWFAPPMAETKLIPSQIPFLERLLGLPRG; this is encoded by the coding sequence ATGACGCAGAAGCGCAGCGCCGGACTGCTCCTGTTCCGCACGGCGGACGATGGCATCGAGGTGCTCCTCGGCCATATGGGCGGCCCGTTCTGGGAGCACAAGGACGACGGGGCCTGGGCCATCCCCAAGGGTGAGTACGAGGCCGACGAGACCCCGCTCGACGCGGCCCGCCGCGAGTTCACGGAGGAGATCGGCCTGCCGCCGCCGGAGGGCTCCTACCTCCCGCTCGGCGAGCTGCGGATCCCGAACGGCAAGCTGGTGACGATCTGGGCCGTGCGGGCGGACCTCGACCCGGCGCTGATGGTGCCCGGGACGTTCACGATGGAGTGGCCTCCGCACTCGGGCCGGACGCAGGAGTTCCCCGAGCTGGACCGGGTGGCCTGGTTCGCTCCACCCATGGCCGAAACCAAACTGATTCCCTCTCAAATTCCTTTCCTGGAGAGGCTGTTGGGGTTGCCGCGAGGTTGA
- a CDS encoding FHA domain-containing protein — MVQRPGVSTAPELVLETDTGTTAMVPGRTYHVGRDPLCEVCLDDARVSWHHALLRPDGDHWTVEDENSTNGTWADGHRIHEWSVGAGSELRFGSAADGPRALLLGPAPAAPAAPSGGSRPSSVSHPSLTGTFRRPTAVRPLPARTAVRIGRSSENDLVIDDLVVSRQHAELRALPDGTYEIADLGSHNGTFLNGTRTDRAPVTEGDIIGIGHTALCLIGDQLQEYVDTGEVSLDVQDLAVAVDHGRKTLLDDVSFPVGAKCLLAVVGPSGAGKSTLLGALTGLRPADHGTVLYDGRDLYRDYAELRSRIGLVPQDDILHAQLTVRRALTYAAELRFPQDTAPAERQARVDEVIGELGLRQRADQSIHSLSGGQRKRVSVALELLTKPSLLFLDEPTSGLDPGMDRSVMHMLRGLADDGRTVIVVTHSVLSLDVCDRLLVLAPGGRIAYFGPPDETLGFFGFAQWPEAFEAFENEQDRDWAGEYRSSPEHRRYVRNAARQPRPDADRSATAAFAAPPPKAQSWGSQLSTLMRRYAAALGADRTFLVIMIALPFVMGAMARALAGSSLTQETAINALLILCVGGVLTGAANAVRELVKERVIYQRERAVGLSRSAYLMSKVMVLGAVTVAQAVVLTLVGLYGVDTNAPGGKGVFLPPLVEITLAVALLSFTAMMLGLLVSALVRKEEVTMPLLVLLAIVQVVFCGALLQLDGVPVIGQLAWLVPSRWALGAMAATIDLGAIVPGKITDDPLFAHSPGVWLLDMGMLVALSVLFGVLVLRLLRRHEPAIMRK; from the coding sequence ATGGTCCAGCGCCCCGGTGTGTCGACCGCGCCCGAGCTCGTCCTGGAGACCGACACGGGCACCACCGCGATGGTCCCGGGCCGGACGTACCACGTCGGCCGGGACCCCCTCTGCGAGGTCTGCCTCGACGACGCCCGAGTCTCCTGGCACCACGCCCTCCTGCGCCCCGACGGCGACCACTGGACCGTGGAGGACGAGAACAGCACCAACGGAACCTGGGCCGACGGCCACCGCATCCACGAGTGGAGCGTCGGCGCCGGCAGCGAACTCCGCTTCGGCAGCGCCGCCGACGGCCCGCGCGCCCTGCTCCTCGGACCGGCCCCGGCCGCCCCTGCCGCCCCGAGCGGCGGCTCCCGCCCGTCCTCGGTGTCACACCCCTCCCTGACCGGCACCTTCCGCCGGCCCACCGCCGTGCGCCCGCTGCCCGCCCGGACCGCCGTGCGCATCGGCCGCTCCTCCGAGAACGACCTGGTCATCGACGACCTCGTCGTCTCCCGCCAGCACGCCGAACTGCGCGCCCTCCCCGACGGCACGTACGAGATCGCCGACCTCGGGAGCCACAACGGCACCTTCCTCAACGGCACCCGTACCGACCGCGCCCCCGTCACCGAGGGCGACATCATCGGCATCGGCCACACCGCCCTCTGCCTCATCGGCGACCAGCTCCAGGAGTACGTCGACACCGGCGAGGTCTCCCTCGACGTCCAGGACCTCGCCGTCGCCGTCGACCACGGCCGCAAGACCCTCCTCGACGACGTCTCCTTCCCCGTCGGCGCCAAATGCCTGCTGGCGGTCGTCGGACCCAGCGGAGCCGGCAAGTCCACCCTCCTCGGCGCCCTCACCGGACTGCGCCCCGCCGACCACGGCACCGTCCTCTACGACGGCCGCGACCTCTACCGCGACTACGCCGAGCTGCGCAGCCGCATCGGCCTCGTCCCCCAGGACGACATCCTGCACGCCCAGCTCACCGTCCGCCGCGCCCTCACGTACGCCGCCGAACTGCGCTTCCCGCAGGACACCGCCCCCGCCGAACGCCAGGCCCGCGTCGACGAGGTGATCGGCGAACTGGGCCTGCGCCAGCGCGCCGACCAGTCCATCCACAGCCTCTCCGGAGGTCAGCGCAAACGCGTCTCCGTCGCACTCGAACTGCTGACCAAGCCGTCCCTGCTGTTCCTGGACGAGCCCACCTCCGGCCTCGACCCCGGCATGGACCGCTCCGTCATGCACATGCTGCGCGGCCTAGCCGACGACGGCCGCACCGTCATCGTCGTCACCCACAGCGTGCTCAGCCTCGACGTCTGCGACCGGCTGCTGGTCCTCGCCCCGGGCGGGCGCATCGCCTACTTCGGACCGCCCGACGAAACCCTCGGCTTCTTCGGCTTCGCCCAGTGGCCCGAAGCCTTCGAAGCCTTCGAGAACGAGCAGGACCGGGACTGGGCGGGGGAGTACCGCAGCTCTCCCGAGCACCGCAGGTACGTACGGAACGCCGCGCGGCAGCCCCGGCCGGATGCGGACCGGTCCGCCACGGCCGCGTTCGCCGCCCCACCGCCCAAGGCCCAGAGCTGGGGATCCCAGCTCTCCACCCTGATGCGCCGCTACGCCGCCGCCCTCGGCGCGGACCGCACCTTCCTCGTCATCATGATCGCGCTGCCGTTCGTCATGGGAGCCATGGCCCGCGCCCTCGCGGGCAGCAGCCTCACGCAGGAGACCGCGATCAACGCCCTGCTCATCCTGTGCGTCGGCGGCGTACTGACGGGCGCCGCCAACGCCGTGCGCGAGCTCGTCAAGGAACGCGTCATCTACCAGCGGGAACGGGCCGTCGGACTGTCCAGATCCGCCTACCTGATGTCCAAGGTGATGGTGCTCGGCGCCGTCACCGTCGCCCAAGCCGTGGTGCTGACGCTGGTCGGACTCTACGGAGTCGACACCAACGCCCCGGGCGGCAAGGGAGTCTTCCTGCCACCCCTCGTCGAAATCACCCTCGCCGTCGCCCTGCTGTCCTTCACCGCCATGATGCTCGGCCTGCTGGTCTCCGCCCTGGTCCGCAAGGAGGAGGTCACCATGCCGCTGCTGGTCCTCCTCGCCATCGTCCAGGTGGTCTTCTGCGGGGCCCTGCTCCAGCTCGACGGCGTACCCGTCATCGGACAGCTGGCCTGGCTGGTTCCCTCCCGGTGGGCGCTCGGCGCCATGGCCGCCACCATCGACCTCGGCGCGATCGTGCCCGGCAAGATCACCGACGACCCGCTCTTCGCGCACAGCCCCGGGGTGTGGCTGCTGGACATGGGGATGCTGGTGGCCCTGTCCGTCCTGTTCGGGGTGCTGGTCCTGCGGCTGCTGCGCCGCCACGAACCCGCGATCATGCGGAAGTAG
- a CDS encoding DUF6777 domain-containing protein, whose amino-acid sequence MTTQPSGPGQDPQQPTQASQPPAERPTGPPSGPLSGGRQGPPPTPPPAPPRPPGGPPSGSAGPPDKGPWWRSVPRLATVLVAVAVAVVLAVVLTRHDRSPASHGEVFLQPVSATGPDPFTESTAAKEAVPPPRSPEPSPSGAESPATATRSISGSAPGLYGGTLDVASCDVEKQVRALSAEPAKNGAFASVLGIRPKSVPGYLRSLTPLQLRADTRVTNHGYRDGKATAYQAVLQAGTAVLVDGRGVPRVRCACGNPLGAPVALEPDPKRHGQPWSSYQPSEVVVVAPAATVVDKFVVYDHRDGRWFARDRGDHRGERDKPVPPPVVQPAPLTPAPAPTPTPTPTPSPPPTPSAPASSPVQQLRPTPSPTPSGPAGEPSATPAPTPPPSSEPPSKPAPPSSGNPSQSVSPAAADGTG is encoded by the coding sequence GTGACCACGCAACCCTCCGGCCCCGGCCAGGATCCGCAGCAGCCGACGCAGGCCTCGCAGCCCCCGGCGGAGCGCCCCACCGGTCCTCCCTCCGGTCCCCTCTCGGGCGGCCGCCAGGGCCCGCCGCCGACGCCGCCGCCCGCTCCGCCCCGGCCGCCCGGAGGTCCGCCGTCGGGGTCGGCCGGTCCACCCGACAAGGGGCCCTGGTGGCGGTCCGTACCCCGGTTGGCCACCGTGCTCGTCGCGGTGGCCGTCGCCGTGGTCCTGGCGGTGGTGCTGACCCGGCACGACCGCTCGCCCGCCTCGCACGGAGAGGTGTTCCTCCAGCCCGTCTCCGCGACGGGCCCGGACCCCTTCACGGAGTCCACCGCGGCCAAGGAGGCCGTGCCGCCGCCCCGGAGCCCGGAGCCGTCACCGAGCGGCGCGGAGTCCCCCGCCACCGCCACGCGCAGCATCAGCGGTTCGGCGCCGGGCCTGTACGGCGGCACCCTGGACGTGGCGAGCTGCGACGTCGAGAAGCAGGTCAGGGCGCTGTCCGCCGAGCCCGCCAAGAACGGCGCGTTCGCCTCGGTACTGGGCATCCGGCCGAAGTCCGTACCCGGCTACCTGCGCTCGCTGACCCCGCTGCAGCTGCGCGCGGACACCCGGGTCACCAACCACGGCTACCGCGACGGCAAGGCGACGGCCTACCAGGCGGTGCTGCAGGCCGGGACGGCGGTCCTGGTCGACGGCCGGGGGGTGCCGCGGGTGAGGTGCGCCTGCGGCAACCCGCTCGGCGCCCCGGTCGCGCTGGAGCCCGACCCGAAGCGGCACGGGCAGCCGTGGAGCTCGTACCAGCCGTCGGAGGTGGTGGTCGTCGCGCCGGCGGCGACCGTCGTCGACAAGTTCGTGGTCTACGACCACCGCGACGGGCGCTGGTTCGCCCGGGACCGGGGCGACCACCGGGGCGAGCGCGACAAGCCCGTACCGCCCCCGGTGGTCCAACCGGCCCCGCTCACGCCCGCGCCCGCGCCCACACCCACGCCCACACCCACGCCCTCACCCCCACCCACGCCCTCTGCTCCTGCGAGCTCCCCGGTGCAGCAACTCCGGCCCACGCCCTCGCCCACCCCGTCCGGGCCGGCAGGCGAGCCGTCCGCGACGCCGGCGCCCACACCGCCGCCGTCGTCCGAGCCGCCGTCCAAGCCCGCGCCGCCCTCGTCGGGGAACCCCTCGCAGTCCGTCTCGCCGGCCGCCGCCGACGGGACCGGGTAG